In Nocardia sputorum, a single genomic region encodes these proteins:
- a CDS encoding class II fumarate hydratase: MSEETQYRIEHDTMGEVRVPVDALWRAQTQRAVENFPISGRGLERAQIRALGLLKAACATVNRDLGLLDPAKADAIIAAANEIADGRHDDQFPIDVFQTGSGTSSNMNANEVIASLAKANGVTVHPNDDVNMSQSSNDTFPTATHLAATEAVITDLVPALEHLRLALLDKSVEWRTVVKSGRTHLMDAVPVTLGQEFGGYTRQVAAGIDRIMATLPRLGELPIGGTAVGTGLNAPEGFGAKVVAELVRATDIDALREAEDHFEAQAARDGLVEASGALRTIAVSLTKIANDIRWMGSGPLTGLAEIQLPDLQPGSSIMPGKVNPVLPEAVTQVGAQVIGNDAAVAFAGANGAFELNVYIPVMARNLLESIRLLANVSRLFADKCVRGLVANVEHLRTLAESSPSIVTPLNSAIGYEEAAAVAKEALKEKKTIRQTVIDRGLLGEKLTEEELDRRLDVLAMAKVADQD, encoded by the coding sequence ATGAGCGAGGAGACGCAGTACCGCATCGAGCACGACACCATGGGCGAGGTCCGGGTTCCGGTGGACGCTTTGTGGCGGGCGCAGACCCAGCGGGCCGTGGAGAACTTCCCGATCAGCGGACGCGGCTTGGAGCGGGCGCAGATTCGCGCGCTCGGCCTGCTGAAGGCCGCGTGCGCCACGGTGAACCGCGACCTGGGTCTGCTCGATCCCGCGAAGGCCGATGCCATCATCGCCGCGGCGAACGAGATCGCCGACGGCAGGCATGACGACCAGTTCCCGATCGACGTCTTCCAAACCGGTTCCGGCACCAGCTCGAACATGAACGCCAACGAGGTGATCGCCTCGCTGGCCAAGGCCAACGGCGTCACCGTGCACCCGAACGACGACGTGAACATGTCCCAGTCGTCCAACGACACCTTCCCCACCGCAACGCATCTCGCCGCCACCGAAGCGGTCATCACCGATCTCGTTCCCGCGCTGGAGCATCTGCGGCTGGCGCTGCTGGACAAGTCGGTGGAATGGCGGACCGTGGTGAAGTCCGGCCGCACCCACCTGATGGACGCGGTCCCGGTGACGCTGGGCCAGGAATTCGGCGGCTACACCCGTCAGGTCGCCGCCGGTATCGACCGCATCATGGCGACGCTGCCGCGGCTGGGCGAACTGCCGATCGGCGGAACGGCGGTCGGCACCGGCCTGAACGCACCGGAGGGCTTCGGCGCGAAGGTCGTCGCGGAGCTCGTGCGGGCCACCGACATCGACGCGCTGCGCGAGGCCGAGGATCACTTCGAGGCACAGGCCGCGCGCGACGGCCTGGTCGAGGCGTCCGGCGCGCTGCGCACCATCGCGGTGAGCCTGACCAAGATCGCCAACGACATCCGCTGGATGGGCTCGGGTCCGCTCACCGGCCTGGCCGAGATCCAGCTGCCGGATCTGCAGCCGGGCAGCTCGATCATGCCCGGCAAGGTGAACCCGGTGCTCCCCGAGGCGGTGACCCAGGTCGGCGCGCAGGTGATCGGCAACGACGCCGCGGTCGCCTTCGCGGGCGCGAACGGCGCCTTCGAACTGAACGTGTACATCCCGGTGATGGCGCGCAACTTGCTGGAGTCGATTCGCCTGCTGGCCAACGTCTCCCGCCTGTTCGCCGACAAGTGCGTGCGCGGCCTGGTCGCCAATGTCGAGCATTTGCGCACGCTCGCCGAGTCCTCGCCGTCGATCGTGACGCCGCTGAACTCGGCGATCGGCTACGAGGAGGCGGCCGCGGTGGCGAAGGAAGCGCTGAAGGAGAAGAAGACCATCCGGCAGACCGTCATCGACCGCGGTCTGCTGGGCGAGAAGCTGACCGAGGAGGAACTCGACCGCCGCCTCGACGTCCTGGCCATGGCGAAGGTGGCGGACCAGGACTGA
- the glpX gene encoding class II fructose-bisphosphatase gives MTATSPTPSRREAPDRNLALELVRVTEAGAMAAGRWVGRGDKEGGDGAAVDAMRQLVSSVSMRGIVVIGEGEKDEAPMLYNGEAVGDGTGPEVDFAVDPIDGTTLMSKGVPGAISVLAVAERGAMFDPSAVFYMHKIAVGPDAADVIDISAPIGENISRVAKAKNSAKSDLTVCILDRPRHAELIQQVRDAGARIRLISDGDVAGAIAAARPDSGTDILVGIGGTPEGIIAAAAMRCMGGELQGMLAPKDDEERQKAIDAGHDLDRVLTTEDLVSGENVFFCATGVTDGDLLRGVRYYGGGASTQSIVMRSKSGTVRMIDAYHRLTKLREYSSVDFIGDEHAVPPLP, from the coding sequence ATGACGGCAACTTCTCCCACACCTAGCCGCCGCGAGGCGCCCGACCGCAACCTCGCACTCGAGCTGGTCCGCGTGACCGAGGCCGGGGCGATGGCCGCGGGCCGGTGGGTCGGACGCGGCGACAAGGAGGGGGGCGACGGCGCCGCCGTCGACGCCATGCGGCAGCTGGTCAGCTCGGTGTCCATGCGCGGCATCGTCGTCATCGGCGAGGGCGAGAAGGACGAAGCGCCCATGCTGTACAACGGCGAGGCCGTCGGTGACGGAACCGGCCCCGAAGTGGACTTCGCGGTGGACCCGATCGACGGCACCACGCTGATGTCCAAGGGCGTGCCCGGCGCGATCTCGGTGCTCGCGGTCGCCGAGCGCGGCGCCATGTTCGACCCCTCCGCGGTCTTCTACATGCACAAGATCGCCGTCGGCCCCGACGCCGCCGACGTGATCGATATCTCGGCCCCGATCGGCGAGAACATCAGCCGGGTCGCCAAGGCGAAGAACTCCGCGAAGTCCGACCTGACCGTCTGCATCCTGGACCGGCCCCGGCACGCCGAGCTGATCCAGCAGGTGCGCGACGCGGGCGCCCGCATCCGCCTGATCTCCGACGGCGACGTCGCGGGCGCGATCGCCGCGGCCCGCCCCGACTCCGGCACCGACATTCTGGTCGGCATCGGCGGCACCCCCGAGGGCATCATCGCCGCCGCCGCGATGCGCTGTATGGGCGGTGAGCTCCAGGGCATGCTCGCGCCGAAGGACGACGAAGAACGGCAGAAGGCCATCGACGCGGGCCACGACCTCGACCGCGTGCTGACCACCGAAGACCTCGTCTCCGGCGAGAACGTCTTCTTCTGCGCCACCGGCGTAACCGACGGCGACCTGCTGCGCGGCGTGCGCTACTACGGCGGCGGCGCGTCCACGCAGTCGATCGTCATGCGCTCGAAGTCCGGCACGGTCCGCATGATCGACGCCTACCACCGCCTGACCAAGCTGCGCGAATACTCCTCGGTCGATTTCATCGGCGACGAACACGCGGTCCCGCCGCTGCCGTGA
- a CDS encoding DUF4245 domain-containing protein, producing the protein MSYQKPRILNDYRDLFWSLIPLVLIALVFAGLASQCSFAANGPTQGQIPHFDARAALTADARSLPFPIRNPDLPADWTPNSGSRESIGGNGGGPVSTVGYITPQGTYMRFSQSNATEEALARFVLGSRYASGTEQVGAQKWVVYAEQGSETAWITDLGQSRVLITGAGNQAAFTTLAQAIAAAQPLKP; encoded by the coding sequence GTGTCGTACCAAAAGCCGCGCATCCTGAACGACTACCGGGATCTGTTCTGGTCGCTGATCCCGTTGGTCCTGATCGCGCTGGTGTTCGCGGGGCTGGCCAGCCAGTGCAGTTTCGCCGCGAACGGTCCGACGCAGGGTCAGATCCCGCACTTCGACGCGCGGGCGGCGCTCACCGCCGACGCGCGTTCCCTGCCGTTCCCGATCCGCAACCCGGACCTGCCCGCGGACTGGACGCCGAATTCGGGTAGTCGCGAGTCCATCGGCGGCAACGGCGGCGGACCGGTCAGCACGGTCGGCTACATCACGCCGCAAGGCACCTACATGCGTTTCAGCCAGAGCAACGCGACCGAGGAGGCGCTGGCCCGCTTCGTGCTCGGGTCCCGGTACGCCAGCGGCACCGAGCAGGTCGGCGCGCAGAAGTGGGTCGTCTACGCCGAGCAGGGCTCGGAGACCGCGTGGATCACCGACCTCGGCCAGTCCCGTGTGCTGATCACCGGCGCGGGCAACCAAGCGGCGTTCACCACGCTCGCGCAGG